The segment GTGTTCATCGACCACGGCGCGGCCGTCGTGATCGGCGAGACCGCGGTGGTCGGGGACGACGTGACGATCTATCACCAGGTCACCCTGGGAGCGGTCGGCTGGTGGAGCGACAACAAGCGGCCCGTGGGTGAACGCCGCCACCCCGTGGTGGGCCACCACGTCGTGCTCGGCACGAACGCCACGGTCCTCGGCCCCGTCACCATCGGCGAGCACGCCGTCATCGGGGCCCAGGCCCTCGTCAACAAGGACGTCCCCCCGGGGGCCCGCGTCCTGGCCGCCACCGCCGTGATCAAGGCGGTCGGCGAGCAGCCGCAGCCCATGGAGGACCTGTACGCGGTGACGGCCTCCGCCGGCTCCTGGTAGGCCCCGGCCGCCGTTCCCCTTCCCCGCCTCGCACTGCCCCCCACGAACTGCGTCGGCGTACGGGCGGACCGTACGAACACCCCCGACAGGCAGCCGCACGACCCGACTTGTGAGGAACCACACGTGGAAAGCCGTAAGACGCGCCCCATCGCCGACAGCATCGAGGACCTGATCGGTTCGACCCCGCTGATCCGCCTCCACTTCGAGGACACCGCCCCGGGCACGCAAGTGCTGGCCAAGCTCGAGGCCGCCAACCCGATGTCCACCAGCAAGGACCGCGCCGCCCTCTACATGCTGCGGGCCGCCGAGGGGCGCGGTGAGCTCACCCCGGGCAGCGGCACCGTCATCGAGGCCACCTCCGGCAACACGGGCATCTCCCTGGCCGCGCTCTGCGCCGCCCGTGGATACCGCTGCGTCATCGTGCTCCCCGACAGCGCCACCCGTGAGCGGATCGGCATGCTCAGGGCGCTCGGCGCGGACGTCGTGCGCACCCCGCGGGAACAGGGCTACTCCGGCGCGATAGCCAAGGCCGAGGAACTGCACGCGGCGACCCCCGGGTCCTGGTTCCCCCGCCAGCACGAGAACGCCGACAACGTCCGGGCCCACTACGAGACCACCGGCCCGGAGATCTGGGCCGACACCGAGGGCCGCGTCGACGTCCTGGTCTGCGGTGTGGGCACCGGCGGCACCCTGACCGGTACGGCCGCGTACCTCAAGGAGCAGAACCCGGGGATACGCGTCGTCGCGGTCGAGCCGGAGAACTCCCCGGTCCTCACCCAGGGCACCGGGGGCCTGCACCGCATCCCCGGTCTCAACGGCGGCTTCGTGGCCCCCACGACCGACGTCTCGCTGATCGACTACGTGGTGACCGTCACCGACGAGGACGCGGTCGCCGGCGCCCGGCAGCTCGCCCGCCGCCAGGGCATCTTCGCGGGGGTCTCCTCGGGTGCCGTCGCCCACGCCTCGGCCCGGCTGGCCGCCCACCCGGACTACGTCGGCGCCTCGATCGTCACGCTGCTGCCCGACACCGGCGAGCGCTACCTCAGCCTCTGGGAAGAGGAGGAGGCGGCCGCGGCCCGGGAATCGGCCGGCAAGCCCTCCGCCGCCCGCAGCCCGGCCGCCCCGCAGCCGGCCCGACAGGCTCCGCGGACTCCGCAGGAATCCCCCGAGCAGCCCCTGGCCCTGACCACGAAGGCCTGACCGAGCGGCCCAGGCCGCACGACGGCGTGCCGTACCCGGCTCGCCGCGCCGCACAGGACCGGCCCCTCGACGCGCCCCCCGGCGCCGAGGGGCCGGTCCTGTGCGTGGCGAGCCGCCCGCCGCTCCCGTCCGGGGCCGTGAAGTCGCGCCGCTCCAAGGACAGTTGCGCAATGGTGCCCAACGCAACGGAATCCGAAGCGAAGAAGCCACTTCACCATCGATTCGCAAGTTACCTGCGGGTTTGACTAACAAAAACACGGCCGATGACTTGCGTAACCCCGTGACCTCCGACAGTATCGGCCCCGTTCCGCCTCACAGCGCCCGGACGAGCACCGGCAACCCCGTGCCGTCCCACGCCCCGCGAGCCGCCCGATCCGAGCGGTCGCCCGTACGCGCCCTCCTCCGAGGCACATCCCCCTTTTCACGCGACCCCGCGTCGCGTTCCCTCTCATTCACCTACCCTCGAAGGCAAGGCAGAGATGGCACCACTGGCCTCGCGCCGACGTACCCCGGCAGCCGACCGTCACCCCGTGGACGTGGTCCCCCCGTTCTCCCAGCTGTCGTTGTACGGCTTCCAGCACGTCCTGGCGTTCTACGCCGGCGCGGTCCTCGTACCGATCATCCTGGGCAACAGCCTCGGACTCTCCCCCCGGGAGCTCGTCTACCTGATCAACGCCGACCTGGTCACGGCCGGCATCGCGACCATCATCCAGGCCTGGGGCTTCTGGCGGATCGGCGCCCGCCTGCCGCTCGTCCAGGGTGCGACCTTCACCGCCGTCTCCCCGATGATCGCCATCGGCCAGGGCGCGGGCGGCGGGACGGCCGGACTGCTGGTGGTCTACGGCGCCGTGATCACCGGCGGCGTCGCCACCTTCCTGCTCGCGCCGTTCGTCGGACGGCTCGCCAAGTACTTCCCCCCGATCGTCACCGGCACCCTCCTCACCGTCATCGGCATCGTGCTCATACCCGTGGCCCTGCAAGACGTCGGAGGCGGCACCGACCTGATCGGCAAGCCCGGCTTCGGCGCCCCGCAGCACCTCGCCTACGCCGGCGGCACCCTCCTGCTGATCCTGCTCCTCTCCCGCTTCGGCGGCCCCTTCCTGCGCAGCGTCGCGATCCTGCTCGGCCTCGTCGGCGGCACCGCCGCCGCCTGGCTGCTCGGCGACGCCGACCTCGGCGCGGTGGAACAGGCCGACTGGCTCGGCGTCAGCACCCCGTTCCACTACGGCGTACCGCAGTTCCAGCTCTTCCCGATGCTCGCGATGGTCGTCGTCATGGTGATCACCATGGTCGAGACCACCGGGGACGTCTACGCCATGGGCGAGATCACCGGCCGCGAGGTCGACGGCGAGACCGTCGGCCGGGCGCTGCGCGCCGACGGCATGGCCACCGTCCTCGGCGGCGTCTTCAACTCCTTCCCCTACGTGGCCTTCGCCGAGAACATCGGCCTCGTCAGGATCTCCCGGGTGACCAGCCGGTTCGTCGTGGTCGCCGCCGGCTTCCTGATGATCCTCCTGGGCCTGGTACCCAAGGCCGGAGCGGTCGTCGCCTCCGTCCCCCACCCGGTCCTCGGCGGCGCCGCCGTCGCGATGTTCGGCATGGTCGCCACCGTCGGCATCCAGATCCTCGCCAAGGTCGACCTGAGGGAGGAACGCAACGCCCTGATCCTGGCCCTCAGCCTGGGCGCCGCGATGCTGCCCGCCGCCGTGGGGCCGTTCTTCGAACGCATGCCCACGGAGCTGCGCGCCGTCCTCGGCAGCGGCATCACCCTCGGCAGCCTCACCGCCGTGCTGCTGAACCTGTTCTTCCACAGCCTGACCGGTCGCACGGCACGGGAGGAGATCGACTGGGACACCCTCGCCGACGCCCCGCCGGCGAGGTGATCCGCCCGTGTCCACACCCCCGTTCTCCCCCGCAGAGGCCAGGGCCGCGCGCGAGCGCCTGGGCATGACGCCCGGCCACGTCGTCGCCGCCATGGCGCAGCTGGGCATGCACCGGCCGCACGAAGCGGTCCACGCCTGGGAATCCGGTACGGCCGCCCCGTCCGAACCCGAGCTCCTCGCCCTGGCCGACGCCCTGTGGTGCCCGGTCGCGGTCCTCATGGCCGTCACGCCCGCCACCCTGCGGGAACACCGGCTGGCCCGCGGGTTCACCGCCGAACGCCTGGCCCAGCGCATCGGCATGGACCCGAACGCGTACGCCCGCGCGGAGGCCGAACACCGCTGGCCCGGCACCGACCGCCAGACCCTGCTCCTGGCCGACGCCCTCGGCCTGAGCTCGGAGGGACTGCTCGGCGTCCTCGACCGGGACAACGAACTCGTCGGCCTGCTGCACCAGGCCGTCGAGGGGCGCTGGAAGGTCCACGTCGCCGCGCTCGCCCATCTCGCGCAGGCCGACGAACGGCGGGTGGCGCGCGCACTGAAGGCGCTGCACCGTGAGTACACCCGGTTCGACGAGCGCTACATGGGCCACCTCGTCGCCCGCAACGACGACGCCCGGCTGCGCGAGATCGCCGCGGAGCGCGCGGCCTGGCTGCGGGCCCTGCCGGACCGCTTCCGCTCCCTCGCCGGCGTCGGCCCGGACCCGGCCGGGCGGTGAGGGCCCCGCCGCTCCGGTGCGCCGCCGCCCCCGGCGCCGGCCGCCCGGCATGATGGCCGGGACGGGCGCGGGAGTTCCGGGAGGACGGGCCGATGTGGGCAGCGGGTGAGGCGTACGAGCCGTACGTCGGGAGGTGGAGCCGCCTGGTGGCCGCCCGGTTCGTCCGCTGGCTGGACGCGGCCCCGGGCGGCAGCTGGCGTGACGTCGGATGCGGTACCGGCGCCGTCACCCAGGCGGTGCTGGACGCGGCCGACCCGGCGGCGGTGGTCGGCATCGACCCCTCGGAGGGCTATCTGGCGTACGCCCGCGCACACGTCCGCGACCCACGGGCCCGGTTCGTCCGGGCCGACGCCGTGCACCTGCCGTTCGCCGACGCCGCCGCCTCGGCGGCCGTCAGCGGACTCGTCCTCAACTTCGTGCCGGACGCCCCGCGCGCGGCCGCCGAGATGGTGCGCGTCGTCCGCCCCGGCGGACTGGTGGGGGTCTACCTCTGGGACTACGGCGAGGGCGGGATGGAGGCCATCCGGGCCTTCTGGGACGCCGCGACCGCCCTGGACCCGCAGGCCCGGACCCTGGACGAGGCCGTCCGGTTCCCCCTGTGCACCCGGACGGCACTGCGCGCGCTGCTGGTTGGCGCCGGACTCGCGGACGTGGAGACCGAGGAGATCCGCGTACCGACCCCCTTCCCGGACTTCGACGACTACTGGACCCCCTTCCTCGGCGGACAGGGCCCCGCCCCCACCTACCTGGCCGGACTCCCCGAGGACCGCCGCGCCGCCCTGCGCGAGCGGCTGAAGGCCGCGCTGCCCCGGGCGGCGGACGGCTCGGTCCCGCTCCACGCCCGGGCCTGGGCCGCCCGGGGACGCCGCGCCGCCTGAACCACCGCGAAGGCCCCCGCCCGTGGCCCGTACGGCGTCACGCGCGGGCCTCGGGCGCCCGGCGCCCGTCCCAGGGCCGGGCCCGTTCGAGCTGTGCGGCCAGGCGCAGCAGGGCGGCCTCGCCGCCGACGCGGCCCAGGAAGTGGACCCCGACGGGCAGCCCCTCGTCCGACCAGTACAGGGGGACCGACATGGCCGGAGCGCCGGTGATGTTGGCGACCACGGCCGGGAAGGCGACGAAGGGCCCGCTGCTGCGCACCGCACGCAGGGGATCGTCCTCGGTGGAGGTCATCAGCCCGAGCGGAAGCGGAGGCTGGGCGCGGTGATCGTGTCCACGTCGCCAGGTCCGAGGCTGCTCATCGCGGCCGCGGCTGGGCGAGACCGGTGCGAGGGAGCGGTCGCCGACCCACAGCCGGCCGAAGCCGGCCTCCTCGGCCCGGCGGGCGAACGGCACGATCCACTCGGGGCGGGCGTGGCCTCCGTACTGGGGCAGCGCTATTCCGATGTCCATCGGGCCAGTCTCGGCCCGGCCGCGACGCCGTGCCGGGGGTTTCCGGCCGCCCGGCGTGGCGTGACCACGCCTCCGGGGACGGCTATCCGCGCGGCCCGTACATGATCACGCCCACCCCGGCGAGGCAGATGAGCGCCCCGATGACGTCCGCCCGGTCGGGACGGTAGCCGTCGAGGACCATGGCCCAGGCGAGCGACCCGGCCACGAACACCCCGCCGTACGCGGCCAGGATCCGGCCGAAGTGCGCGTCCTCCTGCAGGGTCGCGACGAACCCGTAAACGCCCAGGGCGATCACCCCCGCACCGATCCACGCCCACCCCCGGTGCTCCCGCACCCCCTGCCAGACCAGCCAGGCGCCGCCGATCTCGAAGAGGGCGGCGGCGGCGAACAGGGCAACCGAGCGGACTACGAGCACGTCAACCACTTTCAGAGACGGAGAGGCACCGAAACTAACAGCGGTCGCCTGCCGCCCGCACCGCGGGCGGCAGGCCGGCAGGCAGGTAAGGGAAACGTGGACAACGGATCGTCGTTCGGGGCGCGGCTGTGGGCAGGGGCGCGGCTCGTCGCCGCCTGCGCCCTCACCGCCGTGGCGGTGCTGTACGCCGTGCTGTGCGTGAAGCTGGTCGCCGTCGACATGACGGAGGTCGTGTGCAGCGCCGGCGGCTGCCCGCGCGGGCTCGGGTGGCTGCTGCTGTGGGCGTTCGCCGCCGTGGCGGGGGCCTCCCTGTTGTGGTGGGCGGTGCTGCGGGGCCGCGCGTACCGGTCCGCGGCGCTCTGGGCGGTGGCCGTCTTCCTGTCCCCGGCCGCGCTGCTGCCGGCCTGGCAGGGGTTCGAGTGGCTGCGCGGCCCGCACCTGACCCTCTTCGGCTACCAGGTCCCGGAGGGGCCGGCCGCAGGCAGGCCGCTGGGGGCCTGGGAGGAGCACGGGTCCGGTTCCGTGATCCGGGTCCGCACGGACGGGGTGAGCGCGTACGACGGCGAGGGCCGCCACGGCTGGGGCATCGCCGCGCCCCCGGACGGGGCGGCGGTCTGCGGGATGAGCGAGGAGACCCCCGCCCGGACCGGGCTCCTGGTGTATGGGCGCGGCGGCGTGTGCGGCAGCCGCCTCGTCGCCGTGGACCTCGCCTCCGGCCGGCAGCTGTGGGCGCAGGACGTCCCGGACCCGTCGGGCACGGTGTCCGCGGGCGGCTCCCTCGTCCTGACGGCGCCGGGCGGCACCGTCGTGGCCCGTGACCTCGCCACCGGCACCGAGCGCTGGCGCTCCCCCCTGCCCGAAGGCGCCACCGCCACCGGCCTCCGGGCCGGCCCGGACCGCGTCCTGGTCACGGCCCGCTCCGCCCCGGGCGGCAGCGAACTCCTCGCACTGGACCCCGCCACCGGCGCCCCCGCCTGGCGGGCCTCGCTGCCGGCCGGGGCCGAACCCGCGACCATCGTCTCGGCCGCCCCAGCGGCGGCCGTCATCGCGGGCGGCCGGCTCCTGGTCTTCGACGCGCGGGGCGGACAGCACACGGAGGGCTCCCCGTACGTCCCGTCGGCGGACGGACGCCGGATCCGCCTCGGCGACGTCCTGGTCGTGGCGGTCCCGGAGCGGGAGGAGCGGGAGGTCCTGGCCGGGTTCTCACTGACGGACGGCCGCCTCCTGTGGCGCCGTCCCCTCGGCGACGACTGGTCGGTCCGGACGCTGGGCGCCGCTGCCGGGGGCCGCGTCGCCGTGGTCTCCCGGGGCCCGTACAGCCACCTGTGGGACCTGGACCCGCGCACCGGCACCGCGACCGCAGAGCCGGCGGTGCTGCGCGTGCGCGACCTCCCGATGGGGGACCGGACGGTGCTGTACGGGCGGACGTTCGTCAACCTGGACCCCGGAGGGGCCCTCCCGCCGGTCTTCGACCTGGGACCGGTCCTCGGCTGGTGACGCGGCCGGTCGCCTATCCTGCCTGCCCATGACAGTGCTGCACGGTGTGTCCGTCGTCCTCGCCCCCACCCTCACCGAGGACATCCCCGCCCTGGCCGCCATCCGGGCCACGCCCGAGGTCCGCGCCCGGTGGCGGGGCGAGGACGACCTCGAAGGGGAGATCGCCGGGGACCTGGAGGACCCCGGCATCGTCTGCCTCACCATCAGGTACGAGCAGCGGATCGTCGGCATGATCCAGTGGTACTCCGAGGAGGAGCCGGACTACCGGCACGCCGGCATCGACCTCTTCCTCGACCCCGCCGTGCACGGCAGGGGCCTGGGCACCGACGCGGTCCGCACCCTCGCCCGCCACCTCGTCGACGACCACGGCTACCACCGGCTCGTCATCGACCCGGCGGCCGACAACACCGCGGCGATCCGCTGCTACGAGAAGGTGGGCTTCCGGCCGGTCGGCGTCATGCGCCAGTACGAGCGCGGCGCCGACGGCACCTGGCACGACGGCCTCCTGATGGACCTCCTGGCCGCCGAACTGAGGCGCTGACGAGCGCCCTGCCCGGACGGCGCCGGGACGGGCGACGCGGAGCGTGCGGTGTGGTGGTCGGCACCCGTCCGGCGCCCGGACCGGCTCCGGAACCGGTCGCGGGCGCCGGACGGGTTGCCGCCTGGGCCCACGGAAGATCCTGCCCCTCCCCACGAGCCCAGTCAATCCTGGGGTTTTCTAAGGCAACCCCAAGCATTAGCTTGGGGTTTGTGACCTTGGACGATCTACGGGTGTTCCTGGCCGTCTGCCGGGCCGGAAGCCTCAGCGGCGTGGCGCGGGAACTGGGATGCACGCAGTCCGCGGTGAGCCAGCACGTGAAGCGGCTGGAGCGGGAGACGGGGGCGGTCCTGCTGGAGCGCCGGCCGCGCGGCGTGGTGCCCACCCCCGCCGGACGCATCCTCCAGGAGGCGGCCGCCGAGGGCATCGGCGCCCTGGACCGGGCGCTGCGCCGCATCGGCGAACTGGCCGACGGCGAGGGCGGCTCCGTACGGGTCGGCACCGGCGGGGCGACCGTCCGCCACTTCATGGCCGAGGCCATCGTCGGCTTCCGCCGCCGCCACACCGCGGTGAGCCTGGAGTTCCGCACGGAGACCTCCAGCCGCCGCTGCTTCGACGCCCTGCTGGCCGGGACCCTCGACCTCGCCTGGGTCACCATCGGCCCGCCGGTCCCCGGCATCGAGCAGCGCCCCGTGGTCGACCTGCCCTGGGTCCTCGCCGTACGCGCCGAGGACCCGCTCGCGGCCCGCCCGGCCATCGGCGCCGCCGACCTCACGGACCTGCGCCTGGTGCGCCTCC is part of the Streptomyces katrae genome and harbors:
- a CDS encoding PLP-dependent cysteine synthase family protein, with protein sequence MESRKTRPIADSIEDLIGSTPLIRLHFEDTAPGTQVLAKLEAANPMSTSKDRAALYMLRAAEGRGELTPGSGTVIEATSGNTGISLAALCAARGYRCVIVLPDSATRERIGMLRALGADVVRTPREQGYSGAIAKAEELHAATPGSWFPRQHENADNVRAHYETTGPEIWADTEGRVDVLVCGVGTGGTLTGTAAYLKEQNPGIRVVAVEPENSPVLTQGTGGLHRIPGLNGGFVAPTTDVSLIDYVVTVTDEDAVAGARQLARRQGIFAGVSSGAVAHASARLAAHPDYVGASIVTLLPDTGERYLSLWEEEEAAAARESAGKPSAARSPAAPQPARQAPRTPQESPEQPLALTTKA
- a CDS encoding PQQ-binding-like beta-propeller repeat protein codes for the protein MDNGSSFGARLWAGARLVAACALTAVAVLYAVLCVKLVAVDMTEVVCSAGGCPRGLGWLLLWAFAAVAGASLLWWAVLRGRAYRSAALWAVAVFLSPAALLPAWQGFEWLRGPHLTLFGYQVPEGPAAGRPLGAWEEHGSGSVIRVRTDGVSAYDGEGRHGWGIAAPPDGAAVCGMSEETPARTGLLVYGRGGVCGSRLVAVDLASGRQLWAQDVPDPSGTVSAGGSLVLTAPGGTVVARDLATGTERWRSPLPEGATATGLRAGPDRVLVTARSAPGGSELLALDPATGAPAWRASLPAGAEPATIVSAAPAAAVIAGGRLLVFDARGGQHTEGSPYVPSADGRRIRLGDVLVVAVPEREEREVLAGFSLTDGRLLWRRPLGDDWSVRTLGAAAGGRVAVVSRGPYSHLWDLDPRTGTATAEPAVLRVRDLPMGDRTVLYGRTFVNLDPGGALPPVFDLGPVLGW
- a CDS encoding LysR family transcriptional regulator, yielding MTLDDLRVFLAVCRAGSLSGVARELGCTQSAVSQHVKRLERETGAVLLERRPRGVVPTPAGRILQEAAAEGIGALDRALRRIGELADGEGGSVRVGTGGATVRHFMAEAIVGFRRRHTAVSLEFRTETSSRRCFDALLAGTLDLAWVTIGPPVPGIEQRPVVDLPWVLAVRAEDPLAARPAIGAADLTDLRLVRLPPNSLSGARLDAALTGLGVRVGSDTSVADWDTALLLAELGLGHTVVPAVPGLRAPAGGPLRLVPVTDLPPLPVGWAVRRWDALTPLARAFADTVAAACADPAATVRT
- a CDS encoding GNAT family N-acetyltransferase is translated as MTVLHGVSVVLAPTLTEDIPALAAIRATPEVRARWRGEDDLEGEIAGDLEDPGIVCLTIRYEQRIVGMIQWYSEEEPDYRHAGIDLFLDPAVHGRGLGTDAVRTLARHLVDDHGYHRLVIDPAADNTAAIRCYEKVGFRPVGVMRQYERGADGTWHDGLLMDLLAAELRR
- a CDS encoding YnfA family protein, with translation MLVVRSVALFAAAALFEIGGAWLVWQGVREHRGWAWIGAGVIALGVYGFVATLQEDAHFGRILAAYGGVFVAGSLAWAMVLDGYRPDRADVIGALICLAGVGVIMYGPRG
- a CDS encoding nucleobase:cation symporter-2 family protein, with amino-acid sequence MDVVPPFSQLSLYGFQHVLAFYAGAVLVPIILGNSLGLSPRELVYLINADLVTAGIATIIQAWGFWRIGARLPLVQGATFTAVSPMIAIGQGAGGGTAGLLVVYGAVITGGVATFLLAPFVGRLAKYFPPIVTGTLLTVIGIVLIPVALQDVGGGTDLIGKPGFGAPQHLAYAGGTLLLILLLSRFGGPFLRSVAILLGLVGGTAAAWLLGDADLGAVEQADWLGVSTPFHYGVPQFQLFPMLAMVVVMVITMVETTGDVYAMGEITGREVDGETVGRALRADGMATVLGGVFNSFPYVAFAENIGLVRISRVTSRFVVVAAGFLMILLGLVPKAGAVVASVPHPVLGGAAVAMFGMVATVGIQILAKVDLREERNALILALSLGAAMLPAAVGPFFERMPTELRAVLGSGITLGSLTAVLLNLFFHSLTGRTAREEIDWDTLADAPPAR
- the epsC gene encoding serine O-acetyltransferase EpsC, giving the protein MKEDLDVVVAQDPSMRNRREALLHAALPALWAHRVAHRLHRRGMRMTARLIAWQARRKTSVEIHPGAVLGRRVFIDHGAAVVIGETAVVGDDVTIYHQVTLGAVGWWSDNKRPVGERRHPVVGHHVVLGTNATVLGPVTIGEHAVIGAQALVNKDVPPGARVLAATAVIKAVGEQPQPMEDLYAVTASAGSW
- a CDS encoding amidase family protein, translating into MDIGIALPQYGGHARPEWIVPFARRAEEAGFGRLWVGDRSLAPVSPSRGRDEQPRTWRRGHDHRAQPPLPLGLMTSTEDDPLRAVRSSGPFVAFPAVVANITGAPAMSVPLYWSDEGLPVGVHFLGRVGGEAALLRLAAQLERARPWDGRRAPEARA
- a CDS encoding helix-turn-helix transcriptional regulator — encoded protein: MSTPPFSPAEARAARERLGMTPGHVVAAMAQLGMHRPHEAVHAWESGTAAPSEPELLALADALWCPVAVLMAVTPATLREHRLARGFTAERLAQRIGMDPNAYARAEAEHRWPGTDRQTLLLADALGLSSEGLLGVLDRDNELVGLLHQAVEGRWKVHVAALAHLAQADERRVARALKALHREYTRFDERYMGHLVARNDDARLREIAAERAAWLRALPDRFRSLAGVGPDPAGR
- a CDS encoding class I SAM-dependent methyltransferase — protein: MWAAGEAYEPYVGRWSRLVAARFVRWLDAAPGGSWRDVGCGTGAVTQAVLDAADPAAVVGIDPSEGYLAYARAHVRDPRARFVRADAVHLPFADAAASAAVSGLVLNFVPDAPRAAAEMVRVVRPGGLVGVYLWDYGEGGMEAIRAFWDAATALDPQARTLDEAVRFPLCTRTALRALLVGAGLADVETEEIRVPTPFPDFDDYWTPFLGGQGPAPTYLAGLPEDRRAALRERLKAALPRAADGSVPLHARAWAARGRRAA